One Beggiatoa leptomitoformis DNA segment encodes these proteins:
- a CDS encoding MerR family transcriptional regulator has protein sequence MSTQHFSISQLANEFNVTTRTIRFYEAEGLLAPRRQGQTRVYSTRERVRLKLILRGKRLGLSLREIREVLQIYDLEKDEVKQLHAFVDKIRNRRAILEQQRHDIEILLSELDKVEKQCLTALANNPHITAD, from the coding sequence ATGAGTACACAACATTTTTCTATTAGCCAACTTGCTAATGAATTTAACGTGACAACACGCACCATTCGTTTTTATGAAGCAGAAGGCTTATTAGCACCCCGTCGTCAGGGACAAACACGGGTTTATTCCACGCGGGAACGGGTACGACTAAAATTAATCTTACGTGGCAAACGCTTAGGCTTGAGTTTGCGTGAGATTCGTGAAGTGTTACAGATTTATGATTTAGAAAAAGATGAGGTTAAGCAATTACATGCTTTTGTTGATAAAATCCGTAATCGGCGGGCGATTTTAGAGCAACAACGCCATGATATTGAAATTTTATTATCCGAATTGGATAAAGTTGAAAAGCAATGCTTAACCGCACTAGCCAATAATCCACATATTACCGCTGATTAA